The DNA sequence TATCCGCTAAACGGGCCAGCTCTTCTTCCGTCCAGACCCTTCCGACCGGATTATGCGGGCTGCAGAATATGATCAGCTTGTTCTCCTTCTTGCGGCAGAGGTGCTCAAGCCCTTTGAAGTCGATCGTATAGTCGTCCGCGCGATTCAAGAGAGGATTCCTGACGATTTTCCGTCCCGCGTTTTCGATGGCCCCGAAGAAAGGATAATAGACCGGTGTCATGATGATGACTCCCTCTCCCGGTTGGGTATAGGCCCTGACCGCCGCATAAAAGGCAGAGACGACGCCAGGACTGGTCAGAATCCAGTCCTTCTCCACCTCAAAATTGTGCCTGCGTCGTTGCCAATCGATGACTGCTTGGTAATAGCCTTCAGTGGGCACGCTGTACCCCAATATGCTGTCTTCCAGATATTCCTGTAAGCCTTTGGTGATTTCCGGCGCAGTCCTGAATTCCATGTCCGCCACCGTAAGAGGCACCACATCATCGGCTACATCCGGCATCCATTGATACATCTGTTGCCATTTCACGGACCCTTTGTCTTTTCTGCTGATGACCGATTCGAAATCATATATTTTTTTGTTTCCTTCAATCTCCATCCCGTACACCATACTATCTCTCCTCTCCTCTTTGCGTGAGATTTAGTCACACGAAAGTCGGATCAGCACCTCACTTTGGGGTGCAATTCAATTATGACACTAACTATAACGGCATTCCCAGCTCTTGTCGAATTTTTCATAACAAAATTGGTCACAAAACCTTACATGAGATTAAAACCCAACCCCAAAGCCCTAAATAACAGCGATTTCCCGACGTCACTATTCCTTACATGCCTATTGGCACAAAAAATAAGCCCCGGTTACACCGCATGTGCGCAACTGGGACTTCGAAAACATTCTTTCAGGAAGACTTACTTGAATTCAATGAATAGGTAAAGATCTCCGCCGACGAAATCCGGCATGCGTTCCAAGGAATTGACCAAAATAGTCATTCTGATGCGGTCATTTTCGGTGGTAATCGTCGCATCCTCGATTGTCAGATTCCCTTTATCGAAGCCGGAAGTCGGAGACTGCTCAAAAATGGTATCGTACACTTCCCGGGTATTGTAGGCAATCAGTTCCTGTCCTGCCGCATCCTTCAAAGTCAGAATATAGTACTCGTCATCCAGTCTCTTTTCCAATTGGTATTGTTGGCCATTCGCTTCAAAATCAGTAGTTTCGGCAGGGCTCGATTCGACCTGAGAGTAGTAAAGATACTGGTGCACCATGACATCGAAGCCCTCAATTCCAACGACGGGATCGGCATCCCAGTTCAGATAGACAAACTCGCCCTCCCCTCGCGGGTACTCCGTTTCGGAATAGGTCATGTCGAATCCGTAGGTATCGCTGAAATCGCTGTAGACATTGAAGTCGCTCGGCAGGTAGGCCACCTCTTTATTGTAGCCCATGTTTTCGATGTAGGAAGCGACCTTGGTGATGACGATCTTATCGTTGAGGGAAACATCACTTTTCGGAACGATTGCATTGTTCACCAACATATCATTTTCCATTAGTTTCCGTTCCAAAAAGCTGATCTGGTTGTTCTTGCTGACGGTAAAGGCGTCGATCGGCGGAATGATGGAAATTGCCGACAGCGCAAGCAAGGCGATGGCAATCAAACCATTATGCTTCGGTTTCATGAAACTGAAGATTACGCCAGCTATCGTCGCGAAGATGCCGAACAGGATGACATAGTAGCGACCATGCGTGACGCCCATCTCCCTGATTTTCAGGAAGGAGGCGATGGTCTGGAAGACGACGATCGGAATCAGGATTTTAGGGAAAATCTTGCGGAACAGATCAGCAAATTTATTCTCGAGATTGCAGGCGAGGATATAGACGATGATGACGATGATCGCATAGGAAACAAGCAGCGGTTCCAGAAGATTGTCTGTCCAGAATTCCCCTCCGATGTTCATGACGACATAGACCACGAGAATCAACGTATAAATGGCCGTCAAAGGGATGATGATGTAGGAAATCAGAACTTCCAAGAAACGCGGCACCATAAATTGGCGATCCAGCGTTTCCCCGCGCTTCGCCCACGCCTCATCCGGAATCAATTCTTCACGTTTGCCTGGATACAGCGGCGTCATCGACAAGAAATAAATCGGCGCGAACAAGGAGCCGACGATATTCAGAAGATGCGTGAGAATCTTATAATCGACGTTGAAGAGAAGATAATCAGTGGCGTAAAAAATGGCGCTGATACCGGCTGCCAACACTGCTGAAAAAAGCACGGTCGTAAAGAAGGCTTTCAGAGCCGACAAAAAACTCCGGTGGAAAGGCACCTTCACACTTTTGATAGATGGTATCCAAATAAAAGCGATCATGAGAGCGAACAGTGCCACACCCGTTTTGACACTTATGGCGATATTGTACTGCGTCTGCGGTCCGACCGCGAAGTAATAACCGGTCGTAAGCAACACAGCTCCGCCCATCAGCAGATAGCGGGCATTCAATTGCGTAAAGAACCTTTCGTAAACCATTTGGCCGACGATGCTCAGCATGGCTCCGACTAAAAAAGTGAACAGATAGCGGGCATAATCCTCGCGAGGATTTT is a window from the uncultured Trichococcus sp. genome containing:
- a CDS encoding DUF4153 domain-containing protein; translation: MKFKDAFWKAYKGMGRSISRYPLTVVFLIAVAVLNSFMIENPREDYARYLFTFLVGAMLSIVGQMVYERFFTQLNARYLLMGGAVLLTTGYYFAVGPQTQYNIAISVKTGVALFALMIAFIWIPSIKSVKVPFHRSFLSALKAFFTTVLFSAVLAAGISAIFYATDYLLFNVDYKILTHLLNIVGSLFAPIYFLSMTPLYPGKREELIPDEAWAKRGETLDRQFMVPRFLEVLISYIIIPLTAIYTLILVVYVVMNIGGEFWTDNLLEPLLVSYAIIVIIVYILACNLENKFADLFRKIFPKILIPIVVFQTIASFLKIREMGVTHGRYYVILFGIFATIAGVIFSFMKPKHNGLIAIALLALSAISIIPPIDAFTVSKNNQISFLERKLMENDMLVNNAIVPKSDVSLNDKIVITKVASYIENMGYNKEVAYLPSDFNVYSDFSDTYGFDMTYSETEYPRGEGEFVYLNWDADPVVGIEGFDVMVHQYLYYSQVESSPAETTDFEANGQQYQLEKRLDDEYYILTLKDAAGQELIAYNTREVYDTIFEQSPTSGFDKGNLTIEDATITTENDRIRMTILVNSLERMPDFVGGDLYLFIEFK